In Carya illinoinensis cultivar Pawnee chromosome 7, C.illinoinensisPawnee_v1, whole genome shotgun sequence, the following are encoded in one genomic region:
- the LOC122316767 gene encoding probable GTP-binding protein OBGC2 isoform X1, translating into MPWSISVPSSPSYLSVRLHNNTFFSARVLSERSRGLLIYRHSQRKSNSKNCAYYTAKCQIARVNENPSSSPATLINEPHKYFDQAIITVRAGDGGHGAILNMPNQRAGKSQGKHEKEKTRRKSLYKRDFDGSLILPMGGHGGDVVIYADEGKDTLLEFHKKGRYNAKRGGNVDAMGVLTSQLHNGLAAPTLRIPVPVGTVVKRKRGKLLADLAHPGDEVLVARGGQGGISLVEMPEHRRKKLMALTTNVMRDDSDKVLVLGQPGEEVSLELILRIVADVGLVGLPNAGKSTLLAAITLAKPDIADYPFTTLMPNLGRLDGDPSLGARMYSSEATLADLPGLIEGAHLGKGLGRNFLRHLRRTRLLVHVVDAAADNPVNDYRTVKEELRMYNPDYLERPFIVVLNKIDLPEARDRLSSLTEKIMRIGSDGASSKPEASSDDVLQFLSSEALHADVSSPGIQSTDEKEKEIEDYPRPLAVVGVSVLRKGIKINEMLKEIRAALKKCRDPDEALKLGVRS; encoded by the exons ATGCCTTGGTCGATTTCTGTACCATCCTCACCTTCGTATCTCAGCGTACGCCTCCATAACAATACGTTTTTCTCCGCTCGAGTTTTATCGGAAAG ATCAAGAGGCCTTCTAATCTATCGGCATAGTCAACGCAAAAGCAATTCTAAAAATTGTGCATACTACACAGCGAAGTGCCAAATTGCCAGGGTGAATGAGAATCCTTCCTCAAGCCCTGCTACGTTGATCAATGAACCCCACAAGTATTTTGATCAGGCTATCATCACAGTCCGTGCTGGAGATGGAGGGCACGGTGCCATTCTTAACATGCCTAACCAGAGAGCTGGTAAGTCTCAAGGAAAGCATGAAAAGGAGAAGACACGGAGGAAAAGTTTGTATAAAAGGGATTTTGATGGGTCACTTATCCTTCCTATGGGTGGGCATGGAGGGGATGTAGTGATATATGCAGACGAAGGGAAAGATACATTATTGGAATTTCACAAGAAAGGCCGATATAATGCAAAGCGTGGTGGAAATGTTGATGCAATGGGTGTTTTGACTTCCCAGTTGCACAACGGACTTGCTGCACCAACTTTGCGCATTCCTGTGCCTGTAG GTACAGTTGTGAAACGTAAGCGGGGGAAGTTGTTGGCTGATCTGGCACATCCAGGTGATGAAGTCCTAGTTGCTAGGGGTGGGCAAGGAGGG ATTAGCTTGGTAGAAATGCCAGAGCATCGAAGGAAAAAGCTGATGGCTTTGACCACAAATGTGATGAGAGATGACAGTGATAAG GTTTTAGTTCTTGGTCAACCTGGGGAGGAGGTTAGCTTGGAGTTGATTCTACGCATTGTTGCGGATGTTGGTTTAGTT GGACTCCCAAATGCTGGAAAATCAACCCTTTTGGCAGCCATTACTCTTGCAAAACCTGATATTGCTGACTATCCTTTCACCACATTAATGCCAAATCTTGGACGCCTTGATGGTGATCCTAGTTTAGGAGCGCGGATGTACTCTTCTGAGGCAACATTGGCTGATTTACCTGGTCTTATAGAGGGTGCTCATCTAGGGAAG GGTCTTGGTCGCAACTTCTTGAGGCATCTAAGGAGGACTCGGCTCTTGGTCCATGTTGTTGATGCAGCTGCTGATAACCCTGTAAATGACTACAGAACAGTAAAAGAA GAATTGCGAATGTACAATCCTGATTACCTTGAACGACCATTCATTGTGGTGCTAAATAAGATTGACCTTCCAGAG GCAAGGGACAGGCTTTCATCTTTGACTGAAAAAATAATGAGGATTGGAAGTGACGGTGCGTCTTCTAAGCCAGAAGCAAGCTCTGACGATGTTCTTCAATTTCTTTCCAGTGAAGCCCTGCATGCAGATGTATCTTCTCCAGGGATTCAAAGTACGGATGAGAAGGAGAAAGAAATCGAGGACTATCCACGCCCCCTTGCAGTTGTAGGAGTTAGTGTCCT cAGGAAAGGTATCAAGATAAATGAGATGTTGAAGGAGATAAGGGCGGCCCTGAAGAAGTGCAGAGATCCCGATGAAGCTTTGAAGTTGGGTGTGCGATCATGA
- the LOC122316768 gene encoding dehydration-responsive element-binding protein 2D-like, producing MLKSDMGLGERKQVKEPARASSRKGCMRGKGGPENAMCTYKGVRQRTWGKWVAEIREPNRGARLWLGTFHTSLEAAMAYDAAARKLYGSEAKLNLPDLSSTINSRHPATSNNTKIANIENQSHVMHNSGTTSTTCSRNNNSPIVRDIEDVIPQVYLNSSTMSFTDESVESQEKQAEYNVKFGENEEGIGGLWGNINHFPVFDETIWAEAATSLDFPFMGDSGVFAGNLVDGSDRETLQSQWCM from the coding sequence ATGTTGAAATCAGATATGGGTCTTGGAGAGAGAAAACAGGTGAAGGAGCCTGCACGGGCAAGCTCGAGAAAGGGATGCATGAGGGGGAAAGGAGGTCCAGAGAATGCTATGTGCACCTACAAGGGCGTCCGGCAGAGAACCTGGGGCAAATGGGTGGCCGAAATCCGAGAGCCAAATCGTGGTGCGCGCCTCTGGCTGGGGACTTTCCACACGTCCCTTGAGGCTGCCATGGCATATGATGCCGCTGCGCGTAAGCTTTATGGCTCGGAGGCCAAGCTCAATCTGCCGGACTTATCCAGTACCATTAATTCTCGGCATCCAGCCACTTCGAACAACACAAAGATTGCCAATATCGAAAACCAATCTCATGTCATGCATAATTCAGGCACCACGTCCACCACATGCTCTCGAAATAATAATAGCCCAATAGTCAGGGATATTGAAGATGTTATACCACAAGTCTACCTAAACAGTTCTACCATGTCTTTTACTGATGAAAGCGTGGAGAGCCAAGAAAAGCAAGCGGAATACAACGTGAAATTCGGGGAGAACGAGGAGGGGATTGGTGGACTTTGGGGTAATATCAATCATTTCCCAGTGTTTGATGAGACAATATGGGCAGAGGCCGCCACGTCATTAGATTTTCCGTTCATGGGGGACTCGGGAGTTTTCGCAGGCAACTTGGTCGATGGTAGTGACCGGGAAACGTTGCAGTCACAATGGTGCATGTAA
- the LOC122317118 gene encoding purple acid phosphatase 2-like isoform X2, with product MLQFDTKYYYEVGIGNTTRQFWFRTPPSVGPDVPYTFGLIGDLGQTHDSNRTLTHYELNPTKGQMVLFVGDLSYADDYPLHDNNRWDTWGRFIERNAAYQPWVWTAGNHEIDYAPELGETTPFKPYTNRYHVPYEASDSTSPFWYSIKRASAYIIVMSSYTAFGKYTPQYKWLVKELPRVNRTETPWLIIFMHCPLYSSYVHHYMEGEAMRVIYEQWFVEYKVDVVFAGHVHAYERSERFSNIAYNIVNGLCTPISDQSAPVYITIGDGGNLEGLVTNMTEPQPSYSAYREASFGHGILDIKNRTHAYFGWHRNQDGYAVEADSVWLTNRYWYPSETSSVAAI from the exons ATGCTGCAGTTTGACACCAAATACTACTATGAGGTAGGGATTGGGAATACCACACGACAGTTCTGGTTTAGAACTCCTCCAAGTGTCGGCCCTGATGTTCCATATACATTTGGCCTAATAG GTGATCTTGGTCAAACTCATGATTCAAATAGGACACTCACACATTATGAATTAAACCCAACAAAAGGCCAGATGGTATTGTTCGTTGGAGACCTCTCTTATGCAGATGACTATCCATTGCATGACAACAACAGGTGGGATACATGGGGAAGGTTCATAGAGAGAAATGCTGCTTATCAACCTTGGGTATGGACTGCAGGCAATCATGAGATTGATTACGCTCCAGAACTT GGTGAAACTACACCCTTTAAGCCTTATACAAATCGTTATCATGTACCATATGAAGCATCAGATAGTACATCCCCCTTTTGGTACTCCATCAAGAGAGCTTCAGCCTATATCATTGTCATGTCGTCCTACACAGCTTTTg GGAAATACACTCCACAATACAAATGGCTTGTAAAGGAACTGCCCAGAGTAAACAGGACTGAGACACCGTGGCTTATCATTTTTATGCATTGCCCACTATATAGTAGCTATGTACATCATTATATGGAAGGGGAAGCCATGAGAGTGATTTATGAGCAATGGTTTGTGGAGTATAAAGTTGATGTTGTCTTTGCTggtcatgttcatgcatatgaACGATCT GAACGTTTTTCAAATATCGCATACAATATTGTAAATGGGTTGTGCACTCCCATTAGTGACCAATCTGCTCCTGTTTACATAACCATTGGAGATGGAGGAAATCTTGAAGGACTGGTGACCAA CATGACAGAGCCCCAGCCAAGCTACTCGGCTTACCGTGAAGCCAGCTTTGGTCATGGGATTTTAGACATAAAGAACAGGACTCATGCCTATTTTGGTTGGCATCGCAATCAAGATGGCTATGCTGTAGAAGCTGATTCTGTATGGTTGACAAACAGATATTGGTATCCCTCAGAAACATCATCTGTGGCTGCAATATGA
- the LOC122317118 gene encoding purple acid phosphatase 2-like isoform X1: MVRWDCGGGVLLVGCLILSVLELCSCGITSAYVRNADLSLDMPIDSDVFRVPPGYNAPQQVHITQGDHEGKGVIVSWVTPDEPGSSTVLYWAENSQRKSRADGFIRTYKYVNYTSGYIHHCTINNLEFDTKYYYEVGIGNTTRQFWFRTPPSVGPDVPYTFGLIGDLGQTHDSNRTLTHYELNPTKGQMVLFVGDLSYADDYPLHDNNRWDTWGRFIERNAAYQPWVWTAGNHEIDYAPELGETTPFKPYTNRYHVPYEASDSTSPFWYSIKRASAYIIVMSSYTAFGKYTPQYKWLVKELPRVNRTETPWLIIFMHCPLYSSYVHHYMEGEAMRVIYEQWFVEYKVDVVFAGHVHAYERSERFSNIAYNIVNGLCTPISDQSAPVYITIGDGGNLEGLVTNMTEPQPSYSAYREASFGHGILDIKNRTHAYFGWHRNQDGYAVEADSVWLTNRYWYPSETSSVAAI; the protein is encoded by the exons ATGGTGAGGTGGGACTGTGGTGGTGGTGTTCTTCTTGTTGGGTGTTTGATTTTGAGTGTTTTAGAGCTTTGCAGTTGCGGAATAACCAGTGCTTATGTGAGGAACGCTGACTTATCTCTGGATATGCCAATAGACAGTGACGTCTTCAGAGTGCCTCCTGGTTACAATGCACCCCAACAG GTGCATATAACTCAAGGAGATCATGAGGGAAAGGGTGTGATTGTCTCTTGGGTTACTCCAGATGAACCCGGTTCAAGTACAGTGCTTTACTGGGCTGAAAATAGCCAGCGAAAAAGCCGGGCTGATGGTTTTATTCGTACCTACAAGTATGTCAATTACACCTCTGGTTATATTCATCACTGCACCATTAACAATTTGGAG TTTGACACCAAATACTACTATGAGGTAGGGATTGGGAATACCACACGACAGTTCTGGTTTAGAACTCCTCCAAGTGTCGGCCCTGATGTTCCATATACATTTGGCCTAATAG GTGATCTTGGTCAAACTCATGATTCAAATAGGACACTCACACATTATGAATTAAACCCAACAAAAGGCCAGATGGTATTGTTCGTTGGAGACCTCTCTTATGCAGATGACTATCCATTGCATGACAACAACAGGTGGGATACATGGGGAAGGTTCATAGAGAGAAATGCTGCTTATCAACCTTGGGTATGGACTGCAGGCAATCATGAGATTGATTACGCTCCAGAACTT GGTGAAACTACACCCTTTAAGCCTTATACAAATCGTTATCATGTACCATATGAAGCATCAGATAGTACATCCCCCTTTTGGTACTCCATCAAGAGAGCTTCAGCCTATATCATTGTCATGTCGTCCTACACAGCTTTTg GGAAATACACTCCACAATACAAATGGCTTGTAAAGGAACTGCCCAGAGTAAACAGGACTGAGACACCGTGGCTTATCATTTTTATGCATTGCCCACTATATAGTAGCTATGTACATCATTATATGGAAGGGGAAGCCATGAGAGTGATTTATGAGCAATGGTTTGTGGAGTATAAAGTTGATGTTGTCTTTGCTggtcatgttcatgcatatgaACGATCT GAACGTTTTTCAAATATCGCATACAATATTGTAAATGGGTTGTGCACTCCCATTAGTGACCAATCTGCTCCTGTTTACATAACCATTGGAGATGGAGGAAATCTTGAAGGACTGGTGACCAA CATGACAGAGCCCCAGCCAAGCTACTCGGCTTACCGTGAAGCCAGCTTTGGTCATGGGATTTTAGACATAAAGAACAGGACTCATGCCTATTTTGGTTGGCATCGCAATCAAGATGGCTATGCTGTAGAAGCTGATTCTGTATGGTTGACAAACAGATATTGGTATCCCTCAGAAACATCATCTGTGGCTGCAATATGA
- the LOC122316767 gene encoding probable GTP-binding protein OBGC2 isoform X2, translating into MPWSISVPSSPSYLSVRLHNNTFFSARVLSERSRGLLIYRHSQRKSNSKNCAYYTAKCQIARVNENPSSSPATLINEPHKYFDQAIITVRAGDGGHGAILNMPNQRAGKSQGKHEKEKTRRKSLYKRDFDGSLILPMGGHGGDVVIYADEGKDTLLEFHKKGRYNAKRGGNVDAMGVLTSQLHNGLAAPTLRIPVPVGTVVKRKRGKLLADLAHPGDEVLVARGGQGGISLVEMPEHRRKKLMALTTNVMRDDSDKVLVLGQPGEEVSLELILRIVADVGLVGLPNAGKSTLLAAITLAKPDIADYPFTTLMPNLGRLDGDPSLGARMYSSEATLADLPGLIEGAHLGKGLGRNFLRHLRRTRLLVHVVDAAADNPVNDYRTVKEELRMYNPDYLERPFIVVLNKIDLPEARDRLSSLTEKIMRIGSDGASSKPEASSDDVLQFLSSEALHADVSSPGIQSTDEKEKEIEDYPRPLAVVGVSVLKGIKINEMLKEIRAALKKCRDPDEALKLGVRS; encoded by the exons ATGCCTTGGTCGATTTCTGTACCATCCTCACCTTCGTATCTCAGCGTACGCCTCCATAACAATACGTTTTTCTCCGCTCGAGTTTTATCGGAAAG ATCAAGAGGCCTTCTAATCTATCGGCATAGTCAACGCAAAAGCAATTCTAAAAATTGTGCATACTACACAGCGAAGTGCCAAATTGCCAGGGTGAATGAGAATCCTTCCTCAAGCCCTGCTACGTTGATCAATGAACCCCACAAGTATTTTGATCAGGCTATCATCACAGTCCGTGCTGGAGATGGAGGGCACGGTGCCATTCTTAACATGCCTAACCAGAGAGCTGGTAAGTCTCAAGGAAAGCATGAAAAGGAGAAGACACGGAGGAAAAGTTTGTATAAAAGGGATTTTGATGGGTCACTTATCCTTCCTATGGGTGGGCATGGAGGGGATGTAGTGATATATGCAGACGAAGGGAAAGATACATTATTGGAATTTCACAAGAAAGGCCGATATAATGCAAAGCGTGGTGGAAATGTTGATGCAATGGGTGTTTTGACTTCCCAGTTGCACAACGGACTTGCTGCACCAACTTTGCGCATTCCTGTGCCTGTAG GTACAGTTGTGAAACGTAAGCGGGGGAAGTTGTTGGCTGATCTGGCACATCCAGGTGATGAAGTCCTAGTTGCTAGGGGTGGGCAAGGAGGG ATTAGCTTGGTAGAAATGCCAGAGCATCGAAGGAAAAAGCTGATGGCTTTGACCACAAATGTGATGAGAGATGACAGTGATAAG GTTTTAGTTCTTGGTCAACCTGGGGAGGAGGTTAGCTTGGAGTTGATTCTACGCATTGTTGCGGATGTTGGTTTAGTT GGACTCCCAAATGCTGGAAAATCAACCCTTTTGGCAGCCATTACTCTTGCAAAACCTGATATTGCTGACTATCCTTTCACCACATTAATGCCAAATCTTGGACGCCTTGATGGTGATCCTAGTTTAGGAGCGCGGATGTACTCTTCTGAGGCAACATTGGCTGATTTACCTGGTCTTATAGAGGGTGCTCATCTAGGGAAG GGTCTTGGTCGCAACTTCTTGAGGCATCTAAGGAGGACTCGGCTCTTGGTCCATGTTGTTGATGCAGCTGCTGATAACCCTGTAAATGACTACAGAACAGTAAAAGAA GAATTGCGAATGTACAATCCTGATTACCTTGAACGACCATTCATTGTGGTGCTAAATAAGATTGACCTTCCAGAG GCAAGGGACAGGCTTTCATCTTTGACTGAAAAAATAATGAGGATTGGAAGTGACGGTGCGTCTTCTAAGCCAGAAGCAAGCTCTGACGATGTTCTTCAATTTCTTTCCAGTGAAGCCCTGCATGCAGATGTATCTTCTCCAGGGATTCAAAGTACGGATGAGAAGGAGAAAGAAATCGAGGACTATCCACGCCCCCTTGCAGTTGTAGGAGTTAGTGTCCT GAAAGGTATCAAGATAAATGAGATGTTGAAGGAGATAAGGGCGGCCCTGAAGAAGTGCAGAGATCCCGATGAAGCTTTGAAGTTGGGTGTGCGATCATGA